A stretch of Pseudoclavibacter chungangensis DNA encodes these proteins:
- a CDS encoding 3-hydroxyacyl-CoA dehydrogenase NAD-binding domain-containing protein, translated as MTTDLRTRFAPLLAASGDEVVTRGLVRDVTLPSGNVLALVTLDNGHDYTRPNTLGPLTLVGLGETFDELKDRAARGEIQAVGITGKRFNFAAGADLSQVDQIPSREVARMLGELGHTVLGSLSEFGVPTFTFTNGLALGGGVEIGLNSTYRTIDASVPAFALPEVFLGLVPGWGGATLVPNLIGIENALKVIIENPLKQNRMLKGPQVAELGLADAIFPSVNFLEDSLTWADEVLTGARKVERPNVPGKIERLTKWDIAIGIARKSLEEKLGTVALAPYRALDILKLAKSNDRAKGFEAENEALADLISGDQFVASIYAFNLVQKRAKRPAGAPDKKLAKPVTKVGIVGAGLMASQFATLFVRRLQVPVVITDLDQARVDKGLAYVYDEIDKLHGKGRIGDDERNRLKALVHGTTDRTEFADCDWVIEAVFEELGVKQEVFASIEKIVSPEAVLATNTSGLSIEAMASVLEHPERLVGFHFFNPVAVMPLIEVVRTAETDDATLATAMATARALKKTAVITKATPGFVVNRILAKVLGEAMHAVDTGTSFEVVDHALDRIGLPMTPFELLELVGLKVGAHVLDTHHAAFPDRFFESTNLHELAQYGKILERDSKGRVKGYDKKALKIVSGGTTPMTAEEFRERVELGLADEIKRMLDDEVVAAAEDIDLCLLLGAGYPFQAGGITPYLDRVGASEKAFGGTFHTPPIRGAVNR; from the coding sequence GTGACGACCGATCTGCGAACCCGATTCGCTCCCCTGCTCGCCGCGTCCGGCGACGAGGTGGTCACCCGCGGACTCGTGCGTGACGTCACCCTCCCGTCGGGCAACGTGCTCGCGCTCGTGACGCTCGACAACGGACACGACTACACGCGGCCGAACACGCTCGGTCCGCTCACGCTCGTCGGCCTCGGCGAGACGTTCGACGAGCTGAAGGACCGCGCCGCGCGCGGCGAGATCCAGGCCGTCGGCATCACCGGCAAGCGGTTCAACTTCGCGGCGGGTGCCGACCTCTCGCAGGTCGACCAGATCCCGTCCCGTGAGGTCGCGCGCATGCTCGGCGAGCTCGGACACACGGTCCTCGGTTCGCTCAGCGAGTTCGGGGTGCCGACCTTCACGTTCACGAACGGGCTCGCGCTCGGCGGCGGCGTCGAGATCGGGCTCAACTCGACGTACCGCACGATCGACGCGTCGGTGCCCGCCTTCGCGCTGCCCGAGGTGTTCCTCGGCCTCGTGCCCGGCTGGGGCGGTGCGACGCTCGTCCCGAACCTCATCGGCATCGAGAACGCGCTCAAGGTCATCATCGAGAACCCGCTCAAGCAGAACCGGATGCTCAAGGGCCCGCAGGTCGCGGAGCTCGGGCTCGCCGACGCGATCTTCCCGTCCGTCAACTTCCTCGAGGACTCGTTGACGTGGGCCGACGAGGTCCTGACGGGGGCCCGGAAGGTCGAGCGCCCCAACGTGCCCGGCAAGATCGAGCGCCTCACGAAGTGGGACATCGCGATCGGCATCGCGCGGAAGTCGCTCGAGGAGAAGCTCGGGACGGTCGCGCTCGCGCCGTACCGTGCGCTCGACATCCTCAAGCTCGCGAAGTCGAACGACCGCGCGAAGGGGTTCGAGGCCGAGAACGAGGCGCTCGCCGACCTCATCTCGGGCGACCAGTTCGTCGCGTCGATCTACGCGTTCAACCTCGTGCAAAAGCGCGCGAAGCGGCCCGCCGGTGCGCCCGACAAGAAGCTCGCGAAACCCGTCACGAAGGTGGGCATCGTCGGCGCGGGTCTCATGGCGAGCCAGTTCGCGACGCTCTTCGTGCGCCGCCTGCAGGTGCCCGTCGTGATCACCGACCTCGACCAGGCGCGCGTCGACAAGGGCCTCGCGTACGTGTACGACGAGATCGACAAGCTGCACGGCAAGGGCCGCATCGGGGACGACGAGCGCAACCGGCTCAAGGCGCTCGTGCACGGCACGACTGACCGCACCGAGTTCGCCGATTGCGATTGGGTGATCGAGGCGGTGTTCGAGGAGCTCGGCGTCAAGCAGGAGGTCTTCGCGTCGATCGAGAAGATCGTCTCGCCCGAGGCGGTGCTCGCGACGAACACCTCCGGTCTCTCGATCGAGGCGATGGCCTCGGTGCTCGAGCACCCGGAGCGGCTCGTGGGCTTCCACTTCTTCAACCCGGTCGCGGTCATGCCGCTCATCGAGGTCGTACGCACGGCCGAGACCGACGACGCGACGCTCGCGACCGCCATGGCGACCGCGAGGGCACTCAAGAAGACGGCCGTCATCACGAAGGCCACGCCCGGCTTCGTCGTCAACCGCATCCTGGCGAAGGTCCTCGGTGAGGCGATGCACGCGGTCGACACGGGGACGAGCTTCGAGGTCGTCGACCACGCGCTCGACCGCATCGGGCTGCCGATGACCCCGTTCGAGCTGCTCGAGCTCGTCGGGCTCAAGGTCGGCGCGCACGTGCTCGACACGCACCACGCGGCGTTCCCAGATCGCTTCTTCGAGTCGACGAACCTGCACGAGCTCGCCCAGTACGGCAAGATCCTCGAGCGCGACAGCAAGGGTCGTGTGAAAGGCTACGACAAGAAGGCCCTCAAGATCGTGTCCGGCGGGACGACCCCGATGACGGCCGAGGAGTTCCGGGAGCGCGTCGAGCTCGGCCTCGCCGACGAGATCAAGCGCATGCTCGACGACGAGGTCGTCGCCGCGGCCGAGGACATCGACCTGTGCCTCCTCCTGGGCGCCGGCTACCCGTTCCAGGCGGGCGGCATCACGCCGTACCTCGACCGGGTGGGCGCGTCGGAGAAGGCGTTCGGCGGCACGTTCCACACGCCACCGATCCGCGGTGCCGTGAACCGCTGA
- the sepH gene encoding septation protein SepH, protein MHELRFIGIDDDALIVTADSGEQFRLRVDDALRDALRPKARPRAEAPKVPPREIQQLIRAGKTAEEVVAITGADPADVERFEGPVRAERDYIVTQARAVAVRVHPDIDPLDQDDATFGSALDERLESLEAQGVRWDAWKDPEAGWRVSLEFVVDEIERDALWSFDPKAHALGPLNASAVTLSQQGELSSLQAPRLRAVDARRDDADDVDDEASPSAPLSRADESRGAGWLGPAVSSIGHAPRDESRAQRDETADLLEALRRRRGERDPQRFAPYDDEFDEDDEPTPDPTHRTSPVAPLRPIAVTTPADPRDAEDDTVDTLTPTTAAPDSAEDDAPSAPEPAPRSERTTERVVDVPLAGLESDTTPEPGRSSRQDATGPLGRKRGGRAAMPSWDEIVFGTRSDDDR, encoded by the coding sequence ATGCACGAACTGAGGTTCATCGGCATCGACGACGACGCCCTGATCGTCACCGCCGATTCCGGCGAACAGTTCAGACTTCGCGTCGATGACGCGCTCCGCGACGCCCTCCGCCCGAAGGCGCGCCCGCGGGCCGAAGCACCGAAAGTGCCGCCGCGCGAGATCCAGCAGCTCATCCGCGCCGGCAAGACCGCCGAGGAGGTCGTCGCGATCACGGGAGCCGACCCGGCGGACGTCGAGCGGTTCGAGGGCCCTGTTCGCGCAGAACGTGACTACATCGTGACCCAGGCGAGGGCCGTCGCGGTTCGCGTGCACCCCGACATCGACCCGCTCGACCAGGACGACGCGACGTTCGGCTCGGCACTCGACGAACGACTCGAATCACTCGAGGCGCAGGGCGTTCGCTGGGACGCGTGGAAGGACCCGGAGGCCGGCTGGCGAGTGTCGCTCGAGTTCGTCGTGGACGAGATCGAGCGCGACGCGCTCTGGTCGTTCGACCCGAAGGCGCATGCGCTCGGTCCCCTCAACGCCTCCGCCGTGACGCTCTCACAGCAGGGCGAGCTCTCGTCGCTGCAGGCTCCGCGCCTCCGCGCGGTCGACGCCCGGCGCGACGACGCGGACGACGTCGACGACGAGGCATCGCCGTCGGCACCGCTCTCCCGCGCCGACGAGTCCCGTGGTGCGGGTTGGCTCGGTCCTGCCGTCAGCAGCATCGGTCACGCTCCTCGCGACGAGTCGCGCGCGCAGCGCGACGAGACGGCGGATCTGCTCGAGGCGCTCCGGCGTCGTCGTGGCGAGCGGGACCCGCAGCGCTTCGCGCCCTACGACGACGAGTTCGACGAGGACGACGAGCCGACGCCCGATCCGACGCACCGCACCTCCCCCGTCGCCCCGCTTCGGCCGATCGCCGTGACGACACCCGCCGATCCCCGCGACGCCGAGGACGACACCGTCGACACGCTCACCCCGACGACGGCCGCTCCCGACTCCGCCGAGGACGACGCCCCGTCGGCGCCGGAACCGGCGCCGCGCAGCGAACGGACCACCGAGCGTGTCGTTGACGTGCCGCTCGCCGGCCTCGAGTCCGATACGACACCCGAACCCGGGCGCTCGTCGCGCCAGGACGCGACCGGCCCCCTGGGTCGGAAGCGCGGCGGACGGGCAGCGATGCCGAGCTGGGACGAGATCGTCTTCGGGACACGCAGCGACGACGATCGCTGA
- a CDS encoding DUF4193 domain-containing protein, with protein MATDYDAPRKTDDDAESIEALKERVPDRMSGAVDAEDADNPGSFDLSAADLADVELETVVIPPQADEFTCVECFLVMHRSQMAEQTKLGPICLDCASH; from the coding sequence ATGGCAACTGATTACGACGCCCCGCGGAAGACCGACGACGACGCTGAGTCGATCGAGGCGCTGAAGGAGCGTGTCCCCGACCGGATGTCCGGTGCCGTCGACGCGGAGGACGCGGACAACCCCGGCAGCTTCGATCTGTCGGCCGCGGACCTCGCCGACGTCGAGCTCGAGACAGTCGTCATTCCGCCGCAGGCGGACGAGTTCACGTGTGTCGAGTGCTTCCTCGTGATGCACCGCTCGCAGATGGCCGAGCAGACCAAGCTCGGACCGATCTGCCTCGACTGCGCCTCGCACTGA
- a CDS encoding aconitate hydratase has translation MTAVNSFGAKDTLRVDDTDYEIFRIDRVEGYEKLPFSLKVLLENLLRTEDGANVTADQIRALGGWVPSADPDTEIQFTPARVVMQDFTGVPCIVDLATMREAVTDLGGDPNTVNPLSPAELVIDHSVMADLFGTPDALERNIEIEYQRNGERYQFLRWGQTAFDDFKVVPPGTGIVHQVNIEHLAKVVYDREVDGVLRAYPDTCVGTDSHTTMVNGLGVLGWGVGGIEAEAAMLGQPVSMLIPRVVGFKLTGEIPAAVTATDVVLTITDMLRKHGVVGKFVEFYGEGVASVPLANRATIGNMSPEFGSTAAMFPIDDVTLDYLRLTGRDPQAVALVEEYAKLQTLWHEPAVEPSFSEYLELDLSTVVPSIAGPKRPQDRILLSEAKEQFGRDILNYATPTESTEIVDLEVEGSFPASDPGGAPGDEVATTSPVLIGSGAPEGASKPVPVTTPEGESYILDHGAVTLAAITSCTNTSNPSVMLAAGLLAKKAVDRGLQRKPWVKTTLGPGSKVVTDYYEKSGLDKALEAVGFYTVGYGCTICIGNSGPLIDEVSAAINENDLAVTAVLSGNRNFEGRISPDVKMNYLASPPLVVAYALAGSMNFDFDEQPLGTDPSGEKVFLKDIWPTPEEVQAVIDTSISREQFITQYKTVFEGDERWRSLPTPEDATFQWDENSTYVRKAPYFDGLELELTPVSDISGARVLATLGDSVTTDHISPAGSIKVGTPAAQYLQEHGVDRKDFNSFGSRRGNHEVMIRGTFANIRLKNLLVSAVNDGKVIEGGFTRDFTQPEGPQAYIYDASVNYAEQDTPLVIFGGKEYGSGSSRDWAAKGTRLLGVKAVITESFERIHRSNLIGMGVVPLQFPAGESWESLGLDGTERVSITGLEQLNEGVTPKTVHVVANPTAHSPEGKAPVEFDAVVRIDTPGEADYYRNGGILQYVLRQLATA, from the coding sequence GTGACCGCAGTCAACAGCTTCGGCGCCAAAGACACTCTGCGTGTCGACGACACCGACTACGAGATCTTCCGGATCGACCGGGTGGAGGGCTACGAGAAGCTGCCCTTCAGCCTGAAGGTCCTCCTCGAGAACCTGCTCCGAACCGAGGACGGAGCCAATGTCACCGCCGACCAGATCCGCGCCCTCGGCGGCTGGGTGCCGAGCGCCGACCCCGACACCGAGATCCAGTTCACGCCCGCGCGTGTCGTCATGCAGGACTTCACCGGGGTCCCCTGCATCGTCGACCTCGCCACGATGCGCGAGGCCGTGACCGACCTCGGCGGTGACCCCAACACCGTCAACCCGCTCTCGCCCGCCGAGCTCGTCATCGACCACTCGGTCATGGCGGACCTCTTCGGCACGCCCGACGCGCTCGAGCGCAACATCGAGATCGAGTACCAGCGCAACGGTGAGCGCTACCAGTTCCTCCGCTGGGGCCAGACGGCGTTCGACGACTTCAAGGTCGTCCCGCCCGGCACGGGCATCGTGCACCAGGTGAACATCGAGCACCTCGCGAAGGTCGTCTACGACCGTGAGGTCGACGGCGTGCTGCGTGCCTACCCCGACACGTGCGTCGGTACCGACTCGCACACGACGATGGTCAACGGCCTCGGCGTGCTCGGGTGGGGCGTCGGCGGCATCGAGGCCGAGGCCGCCATGCTCGGCCAGCCCGTCTCGATGCTCATCCCGCGCGTCGTGGGCTTCAAGCTCACGGGCGAGATCCCCGCCGCCGTGACGGCGACGGACGTCGTCCTCACGATCACCGACATGCTCCGCAAGCACGGCGTCGTCGGCAAGTTCGTCGAGTTCTACGGCGAGGGCGTCGCGTCGGTGCCGCTCGCGAACCGCGCGACGATCGGCAACATGAGCCCCGAGTTCGGTTCGACCGCCGCGATGTTCCCGATCGACGACGTCACGCTCGACTACCTGCGCCTCACGGGCCGCGACCCGCAAGCGGTCGCCCTCGTGGAGGAGTACGCGAAGCTCCAGACGCTCTGGCACGAACCCGCCGTCGAGCCGAGCTTCAGCGAGTACCTCGAGCTCGACCTCTCGACGGTCGTGCCGTCGATCGCGGGGCCGAAGCGTCCGCAGGACCGCATCCTCCTCTCGGAGGCGAAGGAGCAGTTCGGCCGCGACATCCTCAACTACGCTACGCCCACGGAGTCGACCGAGATCGTCGACCTCGAGGTCGAGGGCTCGTTCCCGGCGTCCGACCCGGGCGGCGCGCCCGGCGACGAGGTGGCCACGACCTCACCCGTCCTGATCGGCAGCGGTGCACCCGAGGGCGCGTCGAAGCCCGTCCCGGTGACGACGCCCGAGGGGGAGTCGTACATCCTCGATCACGGCGCCGTCACCCTCGCCGCGATCACGTCGTGCACGAACACGTCGAACCCGTCGGTCATGCTCGCAGCGGGGCTCCTCGCGAAGAAGGCCGTCGACCGTGGCCTGCAGCGCAAGCCGTGGGTCAAGACGACCCTCGGCCCGGGCTCGAAGGTCGTCACCGACTACTACGAGAAGTCGGGCCTCGACAAGGCGCTCGAGGCGGTCGGCTTCTATACCGTCGGTTACGGCTGCACGATCTGCATCGGCAACTCGGGTCCGCTCATCGACGAGGTGTCGGCGGCGATCAACGAGAACGACCTCGCGGTCACGGCCGTCCTCTCGGGCAACCGCAACTTCGAGGGCCGCATCAGCCCCGACGTGAAGATGAACTACCTCGCGTCGCCGCCACTCGTCGTCGCGTACGCGCTCGCCGGGTCGATGAACTTCGACTTCGACGAGCAGCCGCTCGGCACCGACCCGTCGGGAGAGAAGGTGTTCCTCAAGGACATCTGGCCCACGCCCGAGGAGGTCCAGGCGGTCATCGACACGTCGATCTCGCGCGAGCAGTTCATCACGCAGTACAAGACGGTCTTCGAGGGCGACGAGCGCTGGCGCAGCCTGCCGACGCCCGAGGACGCGACGTTCCAGTGGGACGAGAACTCGACGTACGTCCGCAAGGCGCCGTACTTCGACGGCCTCGAGCTCGAGTTGACGCCCGTGAGCGACATCTCGGGTGCGCGCGTGCTCGCGACGCTCGGCGACTCCGTCACGACCGACCACATCAGCCCCGCGGGCTCGATCAAGGTCGGCACGCCCGCCGCGCAGTACCTGCAGGAGCACGGCGTGGACCGCAAGGACTTCAACTCCTTCGGCTCGCGTCGTGGGAACCACGAGGTGATGATCCGCGGCACGTTCGCGAACATCCGCCTCAAGAACCTGCTCGTGAGCGCGGTCAACGACGGCAAGGTGATCGAGGGCGGCTTCACGCGCGACTTCACGCAGCCCGAGGGGCCGCAGGCGTACATCTACGACGCGAGCGTGAACTACGCCGAGCAGGACACGCCCCTCGTGATCTTCGGTGGCAAGGAGTACGGCTCGGGCTCGTCGCGCGACTGGGCGGCGAAGGGCACGCGCCTGCTCGGCGTGAAGGCCGTCATCACCGAGAGCTTCGAGCGCATCCACCGCTCGAACCTCATCGGCATGGGTGTCGTCCCGCTCCAGTTCCCCGCAGGGGAGAGCTGGGAGTCGCTCGGCCTCGACGGCACCGAGCGGGTCTCGATCACGGGGCTCGAGCAGCTCAACGAGGGCGTGACGCCGAAGACGGTGCACGTCGTCGCGAACCCGACGGCCCACTCGCCCGAGGGCAAGGCGCCGGTCGAGTTCGACGCGGTCGTCCGCATCGACACGCCCGGTGAGGCCGACTACTACCGCAACGGCGGCATCCTGCAGTACGTGCTGCGGCAGCTCGCCACGGCGTAG
- a CDS encoding DUF3159 domain-containing protein, producing MNAPPADDAGHAAMPTPEPERREPGDPVDGTLDPAASERPGAPDGASEAAPDGSSDDRATPDADAPGASALTDRFQQMAQGGLDGRALLDAMGGVRGIVEALLPGIAFLVLFTITGDLWLSVVVPAIIGLGFVVARAVVRQNVGPAIGGLVAIAVSGVLALRTGNGADYYVLGFYTNAAYGVGFLLSILVGWPIIGYVAGLAYGTGGRWRTIARVRRLMRLATFAWVAFFALRLAVQLPLYFAGNVEALGVTRLVMGTPMYAVLAVGTVLFARAVFRASGLTNREEQAKLS from the coding sequence GTGAACGCACCACCGGCCGACGACGCCGGTCACGCCGCGATGCCGACGCCTGAGCCGGAACGACGGGAGCCGGGCGATCCCGTCGACGGCACCCTCGACCCCGCCGCGAGCGAGCGCCCCGGTGCGCCTGACGGGGCGTCGGAGGCGGCCCCGGACGGTTCCTCGGACGACCGGGCGACGCCGGACGCGGATGCGCCGGGCGCCTCGGCCCTGACGGACCGGTTCCAGCAGATGGCGCAGGGCGGCCTCGACGGTCGCGCACTCCTCGACGCGATGGGCGGCGTGCGCGGGATCGTGGAGGCGCTGCTCCCGGGCATCGCGTTCCTCGTACTGTTCACGATCACGGGCGACCTCTGGCTCTCGGTCGTCGTGCCGGCGATCATCGGTCTCGGATTCGTCGTCGCGCGGGCCGTGGTCCGACAGAACGTCGGGCCGGCGATCGGCGGTCTCGTGGCGATCGCCGTGAGCGGGGTGCTCGCGCTCCGCACCGGCAACGGGGCGGACTACTACGTGCTCGGCTTCTACACGAACGCGGCCTACGGGGTCGGGTTCCTGCTGTCGATCCTCGTCGGTTGGCCGATCATCGGCTACGTCGCGGGCCTCGCGTACGGCACGGGTGGCCGGTGGCGTACGATCGCCCGCGTCCGCCGCCTCATGCGACTCGCGACATTCGCCTGGGTCGCCTTCTTCGCGCTGCGCCTCGCGGTGCAGTTGCCCCTGTACTTCGCGGGCAACGTCGAGGCGCTCGGCGTCACCCGTCTCGTCATGGGGACACCCATGTACGCCGTGCTCGCCGTGGGCACGGTGCTCTTCGCGCGCGCGGTGTTCCGCGCGTCGGGGCTGACGAATCGGGAGGAACAGGCTAAACTATCTTGA
- the dut gene encoding dUTP diphosphatase, producing MSTAITVPVVGPTPVFAHPDDAGADLAAAEAVVLGPGERCTIGTGVRVALPSGTVGFVVPRSGLAHRHGLTIVNAPGTIDAGYRGEIRVVLLNTDRESSYRIEVGDRIAQLVVLQLPSVEFVPVDELDAAERGEAGFGSTGITTKGARDGAV from the coding sequence GTGAGTACTGCGATCACGGTCCCCGTCGTGGGGCCCACACCCGTCTTCGCGCACCCGGACGACGCGGGTGCCGATCTCGCCGCCGCCGAGGCGGTCGTCCTCGGTCCCGGTGAGCGGTGCACGATCGGGACGGGCGTCCGGGTGGCGCTCCCGAGCGGCACGGTCGGCTTCGTCGTTCCACGCTCCGGCCTCGCCCACCGTCACGGGCTCACCATCGTCAACGCCCCCGGCACGATCGACGCGGGGTACCGCGGCGAGATCCGGGTCGTGTTGCTCAACACCGACCGGGAGTCGAGCTATCGCATCGAGGTCGGCGACCGCATCGCCCAGCTCGTCGTCCTGCAGCTCCCGAGCGTCGAATTCGTGCCCGTCGACGAACTGGACGCCGCCGAGCGCGGCGAGGCCGGGTTCGGTTCGACCGGTATCACCACGAAGGGAGCCCGGGATGGGGCTGTTTGA
- a CDS encoding DUF3710 domain-containing protein, whose amino-acid sequence MGLFDFRKRGADEPVEKAVRLTVDDEQLDEDEDDDELEEKSAPADRAEKGPFDSSEANPARRYVDLGGIRIPAREGLGLRLEVEESTKRLVAVALEFEGSLLQVQAFAAPRSEGLWHPIRRQLAEQITKQGGTATEVKAKIGPVLETKLPVVARGGQGGQTRSARFIGVDGPRWFLRGVLTGPALSDPAATARLERLFRSIVVVRGDGPIPPRELLKLVVPKAMSSQVNAADATPAAKAAAEPSERTTGRRRRSRRDADA is encoded by the coding sequence ATGGGGCTGTTTGATTTCCGCAAGCGCGGTGCCGACGAGCCCGTCGAGAAGGCCGTCCGCCTGACCGTCGACGACGAACAGCTCGACGAGGACGAGGACGACGACGAGCTCGAGGAGAAGTCGGCCCCGGCCGATCGGGCCGAGAAGGGGCCGTTCGACTCGTCCGAGGCGAACCCCGCGCGTCGATACGTCGATCTCGGCGGCATCAGGATCCCTGCTCGTGAGGGACTCGGCCTGCGCCTCGAGGTCGAGGAGTCGACGAAGCGGCTCGTCGCCGTCGCGCTCGAGTTCGAGGGCTCGCTTCTGCAGGTCCAGGCGTTCGCGGCGCCCCGCTCCGAGGGCCTTTGGCACCCCATCCGCCGGCAGCTCGCCGAGCAGATCACCAAGCAGGGGGGCACGGCGACGGAGGTGAAGGCGAAGATCGGTCCCGTGCTCGAGACGAAGCTGCCCGTCGTCGCACGCGGCGGCCAGGGCGGCCAGACGAGGTCGGCACGCTTCATCGGCGTCGACGGGCCGCGCTGGTTCCTCCGCGGGGTGCTCACGGGGCCGGCGCTCAGCGATCCCGCCGCCACCGCACGGCTCGAGCGACTGTTCCGAAGCATCGTGGTCGTCCGCGGTGACGGTCCGATCCCACCCCGCGAGCTGCTCAAGCTCGTCGTCCCGAAGGCGATGTCGTCGCAGGTGAACGCCGCCGACGCCACACCTGCGGCCAAGGCCGCAGCCGAACCGAGTGAACGCACCACCGGCCGACGACGCCGGTCACGCCGCGATGCCGACGCCTGA
- a CDS encoding DUF3093 domain-containing protein, translated as MVRYRERVWPSVWFFVAGALVIPAVILVFTPINRTVGAMIAIALYVLVVAALVASSPVVEVSDRILRVGSARMPLAVTGDVTAYTTRADARRAAGPGLDARAWLCLRGWAGTSARVDVADPHDPVPYWLFSTRHPERLRDAIVAGRAEPRAE; from the coding sequence ATGGTTCGTTACCGGGAACGGGTCTGGCCCTCCGTATGGTTCTTCGTCGCCGGAGCCCTCGTCATCCCCGCCGTCATCCTCGTGTTCACCCCGATCAATCGCACGGTCGGGGCCATGATCGCGATCGCACTGTACGTGCTGGTCGTGGCCGCGCTCGTCGCGTCCTCGCCGGTCGTCGAGGTCTCCGATCGGATCCTGCGGGTCGGGAGCGCACGCATGCCGCTCGCGGTCACGGGCGATGTGACGGCCTACACGACTCGCGCCGACGCGCGACGGGCAGCGGGCCCCGGCCTCGACGCGCGAGCGTGGCTCTGTCTACGCGGATGGGCCGGCACGTCCGCGCGCGTCGACGTCGCCGATCCGCACGACCCGGTCCCCTACTGGCTGTTCTCGACGCGTCACCCCGAGCGGCTCCGCGACGCGATCGTCGCCGGACGCGCCGAACCCCGCGCGGAGTGA
- a CDS encoding alkaline phosphatase family protein: MLLSGASGRPTLADVLPNCLDALQGVEGPLALPAARSAVVLLVDGLGASMLRRRAGHARHIMSGWAKRDTAFSFPSTTVAGTTSLTTAAPAGVHGLVGYTVYDRAAGIVRNQLHGWDVDGMEPAHWQPAPTVFERLAAAGGPEPYVVAQSDYTDSGLTRASLRGATYVVGESMADRVEATLDLVAAGQPRLVYCYVAELDQAGHRYGWESDEWLIRLEELDAAVGDLVAGLPRDVGLLVTADHGMLDIPPERQILVDEDSPLLDGVVAVAGEPRLRHLALDDDASADPASRAAHALAERWRESEGKRATVLLREEAIASGWYGDPALVTPAAASRVGDVVVAATKLVTYYPPGVPDRARLMIGQHGSITPEETIVPLIRKGAFARV, encoded by the coding sequence ATGTTATTGAGTGGCGCGAGCGGTCGCCCGACGCTCGCCGACGTGTTGCCGAATTGTCTCGATGCGCTCCAGGGCGTGGAGGGGCCGCTCGCGCTCCCCGCCGCGAGGTCAGCGGTGGTGCTGCTCGTGGACGGGCTCGGTGCCTCGATGCTCCGTCGACGTGCGGGTCATGCCCGCCACATCATGTCGGGCTGGGCGAAGCGCGACACCGCGTTCTCGTTCCCCTCGACGACGGTCGCGGGCACGACGAGCCTCACGACGGCGGCGCCCGCCGGCGTGCACGGGCTCGTCGGCTACACGGTGTACGACCGCGCAGCGGGCATCGTGCGCAACCAGCTGCACGGCTGGGACGTCGACGGCATGGAGCCCGCACACTGGCAGCCGGCGCCCACGGTTTTCGAACGCCTGGCCGCGGCCGGCGGCCCCGAGCCCTACGTCGTCGCACAGTCCGACTACACCGACTCGGGCCTCACGCGGGCATCGCTCCGTGGCGCGACGTACGTCGTCGGTGAGTCCATGGCCGATCGGGTGGAGGCGACCCTCGACCTCGTCGCGGCGGGGCAGCCGCGCCTCGTGTACTGCTACGTCGCCGAGCTCGACCAGGCGGGGCACCGGTACGGATGGGAGTCCGACGAGTGGCTCATCCGACTCGAGGAACTCGACGCGGCCGTTGGGGACCTCGTCGCGGGACTCCCGCGTGACGTCGGGCTGCTCGTGACCGCCGACCACGGAATGCTCGACATCCCGCCCGAACGTCAGATCCTCGTCGACGAGGACTCGCCGCTGCTCGACGGCGTCGTCGCGGTCGCGGGCGAGCCGCGCCTGCGTCACCTCGCGCTCGACGACGATGCGTCGGCGGACCCGGCGTCGCGCGCGGCGCACGCGCTCGCCGAGCGGTGGCGGGAGTCGGAGGGCAAGCGCGCGACCGTCCTCCTGCGCGAGGAGGCGATCGCCTCGGGCTGGTACGGTGACCCCGCACTCGTGACGCCCGCCGCGGCATCGCGAGTCGGTGACGTCGTCGTCGCGGCGACGAAGCTCGTGACGTACTACCCGCCGGGTGTCCCCGATCGTGCACGACTCATGATCGGGCAACACGGGTCCATCACGCCCGAGGAGACGATCGTCCCCCTCATCAGGAAGGGCGCGTTCGCACGCGTCTGA